Proteins from one Camelina sativa cultivar DH55 chromosome 8, Cs, whole genome shotgun sequence genomic window:
- the LOC104707374 gene encoding uncharacterized protein LOC104707374 isoform X2 encodes MLLRVFVDDLMVCENKEQGRITQRSVYKPNGRAEQGNKKTVESSLSNDDSTAITATFEDRHGADSEAIKNMLSDVISQFAKEKEGYMAEQKIQEQILFIHSTKRTNGMRRKCHSWRLNIENKFSSD; translated from the exons ATGCTCTTAAG AGTTTTTGTGGATGACTTGATGGTTTGTGAAAATAAAGAACAAGGAAGGATTACTCAG AGATCAGTTTATAAGCCAAATGGAAGAGCTGAACAAGGAAATAAG AAAACAGTAGAATCGAGTTTGAGTAATGATGATAGTACTGCCATAACTGCAA CTTTTGAGGATAGACACGGAGCTGATTCAGAAGCTATTAAGAATATGCTATCTGATGTAATTTCTcaatttgcaaaagaaaaggaaggatACATGGCTGAGCAGAAGATACAAGAACAG attttgtttattcattCCACAAAGAGAACTAATGGTATGAGAAGAAAATGTCACTCATGGAGgcttaacatagaaaacaaattcagtTCAG ATTGA
- the LOC104707374 gene encoding uncharacterized protein LOC104707374 isoform X1, with the protein MLLRVFVDDLMVCENKEQGRITQRSVYKPNGRAEQGNKKTVESSLSNDDSTAITATFEDRHGADSEAIKNMLSDVISQFAKEKEGYMAEQKIQEQILFIHSTKRTNGMRRKCHSWRLNIENKFSSGSC; encoded by the exons ATGCTCTTAAG AGTTTTTGTGGATGACTTGATGGTTTGTGAAAATAAAGAACAAGGAAGGATTACTCAG AGATCAGTTTATAAGCCAAATGGAAGAGCTGAACAAGGAAATAAG AAAACAGTAGAATCGAGTTTGAGTAATGATGATAGTACTGCCATAACTGCAA CTTTTGAGGATAGACACGGAGCTGATTCAGAAGCTATTAAGAATATGCTATCTGATGTAATTTCTcaatttgcaaaagaaaaggaaggatACATGGCTGAGCAGAAGATACAAGAACAG attttgtttattcattCCACAAAGAGAACTAATGGTATGAGAAGAAAATGTCACTCATGGAGgcttaacatagaaaacaaattcagtTCAGGTTCTTGCTGA